One genomic segment of uncultured Desulfobacter sp. includes these proteins:
- the pgm gene encoding phosphoglucomutase (alpha-D-glucose-1,6-bisphosphate-dependent), protein MKIHPLAGKVAPKSVLANIPRLVSSYYTHQPDVSKSTQQVAFGTSGHRGSSLKNSFNQDHILAISQALCEYRSSQHIDGPLFMGMDTHALSEPALASALEVFAAAGVTVMIPKGLGYTPTPVISHAILTFNQNRQGGLADGVVITPSHNPPEDGGFKYNPPHGGPAGTEITQRIADRANEILKNGPGQVKRMLFEKALKADTTHEYDYITPYVADLANVVDMEVIAKSGLKLGVDPLGGAAVHYWAPIAERYGLSLEIINPFVDPTFAFMPLDKDGKIRMDCSSPFAMQGLIKLKDKFDIAFGNDADVDRHGIVTKSAGLLNPNHYLSVAIWYLFQNRPDWSQSAAVGKTLVSTSMIDRVTAHLGRKLCEVPVGFKWFVDGLMSAEIGFGGEESAGASFLRRDGSVWTTDKDGIIMDLLAAEIMAKTGKNPGEIYTSLEEQFGTCVYERIDAPATAEQKAVLTKLSPETITAKELAGEPILAKHTRAPGNQAPLGGLKVVTENGWFAARPSGTEEIYKIYTESFKDKAHLQRIQQEAQTIVSAAFQVAGV, encoded by the coding sequence ATGAAAATTCACCCACTCGCAGGAAAAGTAGCACCGAAATCTGTGCTGGCCAACATTCCAAGGCTCGTTTCATCCTACTACACCCATCAACCGGACGTTTCTAAGTCGACCCAGCAAGTCGCTTTCGGAACATCAGGCCACCGGGGCTCGTCACTGAAAAACAGTTTCAACCAAGACCACATTCTGGCTATCAGCCAGGCCCTGTGCGAATATCGATCATCCCAACATATTGATGGGCCGCTTTTCATGGGTATGGATACCCATGCCCTCTCAGAACCGGCCCTGGCCAGTGCACTCGAAGTCTTTGCCGCTGCCGGTGTGACCGTCATGATTCCCAAGGGACTGGGCTATACGCCCACACCGGTCATTTCGCATGCCATCTTGACCTTCAATCAAAACAGACAAGGAGGCCTGGCCGACGGTGTGGTCATCACCCCCTCCCATAATCCCCCTGAAGATGGCGGGTTCAAATACAATCCTCCCCATGGCGGGCCGGCGGGCACTGAGATCACCCAGCGCATTGCTGACAGGGCTAACGAAATCCTGAAAAATGGTCCGGGTCAGGTCAAACGAATGCTTTTTGAAAAAGCGCTCAAAGCCGATACGACCCACGAATATGACTACATAACCCCCTATGTAGCGGATCTTGCCAACGTGGTCGACATGGAGGTGATCGCCAAATCCGGGCTCAAGCTTGGTGTGGATCCCCTGGGAGGGGCCGCCGTACACTACTGGGCACCCATTGCCGAACGCTACGGGCTTTCCCTTGAGATCATCAACCCGTTCGTGGATCCTACCTTTGCGTTCATGCCCCTGGACAAAGACGGTAAAATTCGCATGGACTGTTCTTCACCCTTTGCCATGCAAGGGCTGATCAAACTCAAAGACAAATTTGACATCGCTTTTGGCAACGATGCGGATGTCGATCGCCACGGGATTGTCACCAAAAGCGCAGGACTGCTCAATCCCAATCATTATCTATCTGTGGCGATATGGTACTTGTTTCAAAACAGACCCGACTGGAGTCAATCGGCCGCCGTGGGTAAAACACTGGTATCCACCTCGATGATCGACCGGGTGACGGCGCATCTTGGGAGAAAGTTATGTGAAGTGCCCGTGGGCTTTAAATGGTTCGTGGATGGACTGATGAGTGCTGAAATCGGTTTCGGCGGCGAAGAAAGCGCCGGGGCGTCGTTCCTGCGCCGGGACGGTTCGGTGTGGACCACGGATAAGGACGGCATTATCATGGATCTTTTAGCCGCTGAAATCATGGCCAAAACCGGCAAAAATCCGGGTGAAATATACACGTCGCTCGAGGAACAATTTGGTACTTGTGTTTATGAGCGTATCGATGCCCCGGCAACTGCCGAACAAAAGGCGGTTTTAACAAAACTCTCCCCCGAAACAATTACCGCCAAGGAACTGGCCGGAGAGCCGATCCTCGCCAAACATACCCGCGCACCGGGCAATCAAGCCCCTTTGGGGGGGCTAAAAGTGGTCACAGAAAACGGCTGGTTCGCCGCCCGACCATCCGGCACCGAAGAGATTTATAAAATTTACACCGAAAGTTTCAAAGACAAGGCGCATCTTCAGCGTATTCAGCAAGAGGCTCAGACCATTGTCAGTGCTGCATTTCAAGTGGCAGGTGTTTAA